The following nucleotide sequence is from Candidatus Obscuribacterales bacterium.
GCCGTCTTGTGTCCTGATCAAGCCCTATGACTCAGACCGAAGCCTCGCCCAAAACGCACTGGCGAGAATGTGGGCTAACGAGATATCGAAGCAGGGCGGCGAGTATACCCCCGCTCAAATCCATGACAGATGCAAATACCGCTATGGAATTCCGATCATGGTGGGGGATGAAGTGTTTAACAAGTTCTGGAATCGGGTGTTATCGACACAGCCGACCTATGAAGAAATCGTTGACGAGATTATGCCGGTCACTCCTGTTACCAGGCTGATGACTGTTCCGCAGATGGCCCAATACCTGACCGATATGGAGAGGGAAAACGGGACGCGATACAAACTAACCAGCCCTGCAATGTATGGGCTTTGAGGTGAGAGATATGAGGCGGTTATTTTCTGTATTGGTTGTGATCGCGGCGATATGTGTTGGTTGTTTGTGGGGCGGCATTTTCAGCCATGACACAGCCTTTTGGAAAGGGGTTGTCTCTTGGGTGCTGATCTGGGGCGCTATAGATTTTTATAGCTACCAGAAGGGGCAAGGGATTGAGAAATGTTTATGCCAGAAGAAATGAAAATGCGCCAGCTACTCCGAGAGGCTAAGTGCCCCAACTCCTGCAATCAGGGAGTGCTGAAGTTACCGCGCCGCGAGGAATTCGGGCAGAGGGCTGAGTTTTGCAAATGGTGCTGGTCGAGAAAGGAGATATTGCGTGAAACCTAATTGGAAGTCGGCCCCGAAGTGGGCGAATTACCTGGCGATGGATGAGGATGGCACCTGGTGTTGGTTCGAGCGCAAACCAACACGATTCAGTAATTTATGGGATGCGGAGGGAAGATTCGAGCGGGCGAAGACAGCTACAGGAAGGTGGAGCAAAACCCTGGAGGCACGCCCAGAGTGAAGCGTAAAACCATAGCCCAAGAGGTAGA
It contains:
- a CDS encoding recombination protein NinB, translated to MTGDYYLLRTDEQKANAAAAVSLCKVDREKPSCVLIKPYDSDRSLAQNALARMWANEISKQGGEYTPAQIHDRCKYRYGIPIMVGDEVFNKFWNRVLSTQPTYEEIVDEIMPVTPVTRLMTVPQMAQYLTDMERENGTRYKLTSPAMYGL